A genomic region of Anaerolineales bacterium contains the following coding sequences:
- a CDS encoding GNAT family N-acetyltransferase gives MAPAVFTLRPAIEEDRSRLANLLHFEPHVHRHLDWRRPLEWLGQSPFFVLEDSGRLLAALACPQDPPGLAWLRLFAVVTRIEIQQAWDALWPQAQAQLAAGGAQLAAAIPLNEWFVAPLRSSGFVHAQNVVVLDWPVSATILDAPQHAAIRRMRAEDLPAVYSVDKAAFAPLWQNPLGALEHAFQQAGFATVLEQDGEIVAYQISTHSAQGLHLARLATHPAQQGRGLALALTTHLQQYAHARQEARLTVNTQDTNQPSLALYQKLGFRLTQETFPVYQLEIAAD, from the coding sequence ATGGCTCCTGCCGTCTTCACCCTGCGCCCTGCAATTGAAGAGGATCGCAGCCGGTTAGCCAACCTGCTGCACTTTGAACCGCATGTACACCGCCACTTGGACTGGCGGCGTCCTCTGGAATGGCTGGGCCAATCTCCTTTCTTCGTACTCGAGGATTCCGGGCGGCTGTTGGCCGCACTGGCCTGCCCGCAAGACCCGCCGGGCCTGGCCTGGCTGCGCCTGTTCGCCGTAGTGACCCGCATCGAGATCCAGCAAGCCTGGGATGCTTTGTGGCCCCAGGCGCAGGCGCAGTTGGCTGCCGGAGGCGCCCAGTTGGCGGCCGCCATCCCGCTCAATGAATGGTTCGTTGCGCCCCTGCGTAGCAGCGGCTTCGTGCACGCCCAGAATGTGGTGGTGCTCGATTGGCCGGTGAGCGCCACGATCCTGGATGCGCCGCAGCATGCCGCCATCCGCCGCATGCGGGCTGAGGATTTGCCCGCGGTCTACTCGGTGGATAAGGCCGCCTTTGCCCCCCTGTGGCAGAACCCGTTGGGCGCGCTGGAGCATGCCTTCCAACAGGCTGGTTTTGCCACCGTGCTGGAGCAGGATGGCGAGATCGTGGCCTACCAGATCAGTACGCACAGTGCGCAGGGTTTGCACCTTGCGCGGCTGGCGACTCATCCCGCGCAGCAAGGCCGCGGCCTGGCGCTGGCGCTCACCACCCATTTGCAGCAGTATGCCCATGCGCGCCAGGAAGCCCGGCTCACCGTCAACACCCAAGACACCAACCAGCCCTCGCTGGCGCTGTATCAAAAGCTGGGTTTCCGTTTGACGCAAGAAACATTTCCGGTCTATCAGCTTGAGATCGCAGCAGATTAA
- a CDS encoding DsbA family protein: protein MDRSARQARLDRRRGAERRGQMKGIVYIGIIAVVIAGLLIYASRVRSASERTYLQPDGMSLGDPNAPVKITEFADFQCPHCYNVYLGAEDQLIASYIDTGTVYFTYKPVGFLGPDSDSSAAAAYCAAEQNAFWPYHDTLFANFSHSNAGGYAEGRLLSMADAVGMDRDALQQCIAEGRGAAAMQAAMDEARSMGITGTPAFVINDTIVGGEKTFAQLADLIEAELAKTGN, encoded by the coding sequence ATGGATCGAAGTGCACGCCAAGCTCGCTTGGATCGTCGCCGTGGTGCGGAGCGCCGCGGACAAATGAAGGGGATTGTGTACATCGGCATCATTGCCGTAGTGATTGCGGGCCTGCTTATTTACGCCAGCCGCGTCCGCAGCGCATCTGAGCGCACCTACCTGCAGCCGGATGGCATGAGCCTGGGTGACCCTAACGCGCCGGTGAAGATCACCGAGTTCGCAGACTTTCAGTGCCCGCACTGCTACAACGTCTACCTGGGTGCGGAAGATCAGTTGATCGCCAGCTACATCGATACCGGCACGGTCTATTTCACCTACAAGCCGGTGGGCTTCCTGGGGCCGGATTCGGATAGCTCAGCGGCGGCCGCGTATTGCGCTGCCGAACAAAATGCCTTCTGGCCGTATCACGACACGCTGTTTGCCAATTTCTCGCATAGCAATGCCGGCGGGTATGCCGAGGGCAGGCTGCTTTCGATGGCGGATGCCGTAGGCATGGACCGTGACGCCTTGCAGCAATGCATTGCCGAGGGGCGCGGCGCCGCCGCCATGCAAGCGGCGATGGACGAAGCGCGTTCTATGGGCATCACGGGCACCCCGGCCTTCGTGATCAACGACACGATCGTGGGCGGCGAGAAGACCTTTGCCCAGCTTGCGGACCTGATCGAAGCGGAGTTGGCCAAGACCGGCAACTAA
- a CDS encoding DUF554 domain-containing protein, translating to MIGTLLNIATVLVGGIMGLLFGARFPERLRQTVVAGLGLFTLAIGARMSLDSQNVILVLVSLLCGGILGEWLVLEDRLEALGAWLQQRFAAQAEGGTTRFVRGFLTASLVFCVGPMTILGSIQDGLTGDYRLLAIKAVLDGFAAMVFASSLGVGVLFSTLVILVLQGGISLLAQQAQAVFTSAMIAELSAVGGVLLLGVAISSLLEIKKIRVANFLPALLIAPLLVALLDALGWSLTP from the coding sequence ATGATCGGAACTTTGCTAAACATCGCCACCGTGCTGGTGGGCGGCATCATGGGCCTGCTGTTTGGGGCGCGCTTTCCCGAGCGCTTGCGCCAAACTGTAGTGGCCGGCCTGGGGCTCTTTACTCTGGCGATCGGGGCGCGCATGTCGCTGGATAGCCAAAACGTCATCCTGGTGTTGGTGAGCCTGCTGTGCGGCGGCATATTGGGCGAATGGCTGGTGCTGGAAGACCGCCTGGAAGCCCTGGGGGCTTGGCTGCAACAACGTTTCGCCGCCCAGGCTGAGGGCGGTACGACGCGCTTTGTGCGCGGCTTCCTGACGGCCTCTTTGGTCTTCTGTGTCGGGCCGATGACGATCCTGGGCTCGATCCAGGATGGGCTCACCGGAGATTACCGCCTGCTGGCGATCAAGGCGGTGTTGGATGGCTTCGCCGCGATGGTGTTCGCCTCCAGCCTGGGTGTAGGGGTGCTGTTCTCCACGTTGGTGATTCTGGTACTGCAGGGTGGCATCAGCCTGCTGGCGCAACAGGCCCAGGCCGTGTTCACCAGCGCCATGATCGCTGAGCTGAGCGCGGTAGGCGGGGTGCTGCTGCTCGGCGTGGCGATCAGCAGCCTGCTGGAGATCAAAAAGATCCGCGTGGCTAATTTTCTGCCCGCCTTGCTGATCGCCCCACTGCTCGTGGCCTTATTGGATGCGCTCGGGTGGAGCCTGACGCCTTAG
- a CDS encoding biotin--[acetyl-CoA-carboxylase] ligase, whose amino-acid sequence MQAAEFARAVAGLPLARAEFFAQAGSTNDIVAGWAAAAPAGVCVAAADEQTAGRGRAGRHWHTPPGSALALSLLLPLPPSFASAQIGRVSGLGALAVNLALESFGLATEIKWPNDVLAGGKKLCGVLPEAQWNGSQLQAVILGIGINIAASAVPDEATLSFPATSVEQALGRPLAAGDLLRAVLQQVLAWLPGLAGDEFLQAWEQRLAYRGQAVDIVEHGTPQRGTLLGLAPDGGLRLLAADGSQRNVQAGQVQLRPAVDSASN is encoded by the coding sequence GCCCGCGCCGTAGCCGGGCTGCCGCTGGCCCGCGCCGAGTTCTTCGCCCAGGCCGGCTCCACCAATGACATCGTGGCCGGCTGGGCTGCGGCGGCCCCCGCCGGAGTGTGCGTGGCCGCCGCCGACGAGCAAACCGCCGGCCGTGGGCGGGCCGGCCGCCACTGGCACACGCCGCCCGGCAGCGCCCTGGCGCTGAGCCTGCTGCTGCCTCTGCCGCCAAGCTTTGCCAGCGCGCAGATCGGGCGTGTGTCGGGTTTGGGCGCCCTGGCCGTCAACCTGGCCTTGGAGAGCTTCGGCCTGGCTACCGAGATCAAATGGCCCAACGATGTGCTCGCCGGCGGTAAAAAGCTATGTGGCGTGCTGCCCGAAGCGCAATGGAACGGCAGCCAACTGCAAGCCGTGATCCTGGGCATTGGCATCAATATTGCAGCCTCTGCCGTACCCGATGAGGCCACGCTGAGCTTCCCGGCCACCAGCGTGGAGCAGGCGCTGGGGCGCCCACTGGCCGCCGGCGACCTGTTGCGAGCTGTGTTGCAGCAGGTGCTGGCTTGGCTGCCCGGCCTGGCCGGCGATGAGTTTTTGCAAGCCTGGGAGCAGCGCCTGGCCTACCGCGGCCAGGCGGTGGATATTGTGGAGCACGGCACGCCCCAGCGCGGCACCCTGCTGGGCCTGGCGCCCGATGGCGGCCTGCGTCTGCTGGCTGCCGATGGCAGCCAGCGCAACGTGCAGGCCGGCCAGGTGCAGCTGCGCCCCGCGGTTGACAGCGCCAGTAATTAG
- a CDS encoding CapA family protein, with product MHTPPTFARRLLAARRLLAALGLLATLLAGCNLPAQPAADAPPPAATTLTPFQPQPADAAAENQPVAQWYFSTSLPDGFYAGITQERSIAQTDVIDSAQYRLAVAGEGERVAEWVYALVAPFPTIAEEVSSADLYNAWQGKDGGPFAGQPLLMSAETQQALQALWGEPAAGAVQVAAPDELVDLAWAQQPSWAIVPFEQLAPRWKVLAIDGQSPIWKDFDAATYALALPITLAQDANWPPLAETGVSFPASNRDADKLTTVIMTGVTALVRATAWEMERKGITYPADEVGAVMRAADIAHISNEVPFAENCPRPDPSQRTLVFCSDASYIALLEALGTDVVELTGDHFNDWTRAAMEYTLEVYRQHGWPYYGGGENLQEAMQPLRLESNGNRIAFIGCNGKGGGYASATDSYPGTWACDYEYMQRTIAQLVDEGYTVITTFQHNEIYQYKPSDTLVRDFGRVAAAGASIVSGSQAHQPHGVEFYDADTLITYGLGNMFFDQIIFGYDTSHGMMVRHVIYDNRYISSELLPFVFVDFAQPRWLDAEERAEFLGLIFENSLWAPRPPAEGS from the coding sequence ATGCACACACCACCAACTTTCGCCCGGCGTTTGCTGGCCGCCCGGCGCCTGCTAGCCGCTCTTGGCCTGCTGGCCACTTTATTGGCCGGCTGCAATTTGCCTGCCCAGCCTGCCGCAGACGCACCGCCGCCCGCTGCCACCACGCTGACGCCGTTCCAACCCCAGCCGGCGGATGCGGCCGCCGAGAATCAGCCCGTGGCGCAGTGGTATTTCTCCACCAGCCTGCCTGACGGTTTCTACGCGGGCATTACGCAGGAGCGCTCGATTGCGCAAACTGATGTGATCGATTCGGCGCAATATCGGCTGGCGGTGGCGGGGGAGGGCGAACGCGTGGCCGAGTGGGTCTACGCGCTGGTGGCACCATTTCCTACGATTGCCGAAGAGGTCTCTTCGGCTGATTTGTACAATGCCTGGCAGGGCAAGGATGGCGGCCCCTTCGCTGGCCAACCCTTGCTAATGAGCGCCGAGACGCAGCAAGCGTTACAAGCCCTGTGGGGCGAACCGGCCGCCGGGGCCGTGCAGGTGGCCGCGCCCGATGAGCTGGTGGATCTGGCCTGGGCGCAGCAGCCCAGTTGGGCGATCGTGCCATTTGAGCAGCTGGCGCCGCGCTGGAAGGTGCTCGCCATCGATGGGCAATCGCCGATCTGGAAGGATTTTGACGCGGCCACCTATGCCCTGGCGTTGCCGATCACCCTGGCTCAGGATGCCAACTGGCCCCCGCTCGCCGAAACCGGGGTGAGCTTCCCGGCCAGCAACCGCGACGCGGATAAGCTCACCACTGTGATCATGACCGGGGTCACCGCACTTGTGCGCGCCACCGCCTGGGAGATGGAACGTAAGGGCATCACCTACCCGGCGGACGAGGTCGGCGCGGTGATGCGCGCCGCCGATATCGCCCACATTAGCAACGAAGTGCCCTTCGCCGAGAACTGCCCGCGGCCTGATCCCAGCCAGCGCACGCTGGTGTTTTGCAGTGATGCCAGCTATATCGCCTTGCTGGAAGCGCTGGGCACCGATGTGGTTGAGCTAACCGGCGACCACTTCAATGATTGGACGCGCGCCGCCATGGAGTACACCCTGGAGGTTTACCGCCAGCACGGCTGGCCGTATTACGGCGGCGGCGAAAACTTGCAGGAGGCAATGCAGCCGCTGCGCCTGGAGAGCAATGGCAACCGTATCGCCTTCATCGGCTGCAATGGCAAGGGCGGCGGCTACGCCTCGGCCACGGATAGCTACCCCGGCACCTGGGCCTGTGATTACGAATACATGCAGCGCACGATTGCCCAGTTGGTTGATGAAGGCTACACCGTCATCACCACCTTCCAGCACAATGAGATCTACCAGTACAAGCCCTCGGATACGCTGGTGCGCGATTTTGGCCGCGTGGCCGCGGCTGGCGCCAGCATCGTCAGCGGCAGCCAGGCGCACCAGCCGCACGGCGTGGAGTTTTACGATGCGGACACGCTGATCACCTATGGCCTGGGCAATATGTTCTTTGACCAGATCATTTTTGGCTACGACACCTCGCACGGCATGATGGTGCGTCATGTGATCTACGACAACCGCTATATCAGTTCCGAATTGTTGCCGTTTGTATTTGTAGATTTCGCCCAGCCGCGCTGGCTGGATGCAGAAGAGCGCGCAGAATTTTTAGGCCTTATTTTCGAGAACAGCCTGTGGGCGCCGCGCCCGCCTGCAGAAGGCTCTTAG
- a CDS encoding threonine synthase, with the protein MKPPLLERYQALVELPAHTRQVSLGEGDTPLIPMPQVAEHLGGGFELYVKYEGLNPTGSFKDRGMTTAVGEAAGRGMRAVICASTGNTAASAAAYAARAGLAAYVLIPQGQVAAGKLAGARAYGARVLQIQGSFDDALALVLEICQRQPLALVNSLNPFRLQGQKTAAFEIVEQLGAAPDWLCLPVGNAGNITAYWQGFQQYHQLHQSGVPALLGVQAAGAAPLVHGTVIAQPETVATAIRIGNPARGPQALAAAKESGGRIVAAADEHILAMQRRLAAEGVWVEPASAAGLAGLAAEVAAGRLDLRGRRVVAVCTGHGLKDAESISRATPEPQRIPAALGALEEALGNLA; encoded by the coding sequence ATGAAACCACCCTTACTGGAACGCTATCAGGCCTTGGTGGAGCTGCCTGCCCACACCCGCCAGGTTTCGCTGGGTGAGGGTGACACCCCGCTGATCCCAATGCCGCAGGTGGCCGAACACCTGGGCGGCGGGTTCGAACTCTATGTGAAGTACGAGGGCCTCAATCCCACCGGCTCCTTCAAAGATCGCGGCATGACCACCGCAGTGGGCGAGGCGGCCGGGCGCGGCATGCGCGCCGTGATCTGCGCCTCCACCGGCAACACCGCCGCCAGCGCCGCGGCCTATGCGGCGCGGGCCGGGCTGGCGGCCTATGTGCTCATTCCGCAGGGCCAGGTGGCCGCCGGCAAGCTGGCGGGCGCACGTGCCTACGGCGCGCGAGTATTGCAGATCCAAGGCTCGTTCGATGATGCCCTGGCCTTGGTATTGGAGATTTGCCAGCGCCAGCCCTTGGCCCTGGTGAATTCGCTCAACCCGTTCCGTTTGCAAGGCCAGAAGACTGCCGCGTTTGAGATTGTGGAGCAACTGGGCGCCGCACCGGATTGGCTGTGCCTGCCGGTGGGCAACGCCGGCAACATCACCGCCTACTGGCAGGGGTTTCAGCAATATCACCAGCTCCACCAGTCTGGCGTGCCGGCGCTGCTGGGTGTGCAGGCGGCCGGCGCCGCGCCGCTGGTGCACGGGACGGTGATCGCGCAGCCGGAAACGGTGGCGACCGCCATTCGCATCGGCAACCCGGCGCGCGGGCCGCAGGCCTTGGCGGCCGCCAAGGAGTCTGGCGGGCGCATCGTGGCAGCGGCAGACGAGCACATCCTGGCGATGCAACGCCGCCTGGCGGCCGAAGGCGTTTGGGTGGAGCCGGCTTCCGCGGCCGGGTTGGCCGGGCTGGCCGCCGAAGTGGCCGCCGGGCGGCTGGACCTGCGTGGCCGCCGTGTGGTGGCGGTGTGCACCGGGCACGGCCTCAAAGACGCCGAGAGCATCAGCCGTGCTACGCCCGAACCACAGCGCATTCCCGCCGCGCTGGGCGCGTTGGAAGAGGCGCTGGGGAATCTGGCGTAA
- the ftcD gene encoding glutamate formimidoyltransferase, translating into MQQIIECVPNFSEGRRPEVIEQIVAAIRSVDGITLLDQSSDVDHNRSVITFVGAAGTVEEAAYRGIAKAAELIDMEQHHGEHPRMGATDVVPFIPIAGASMEECVQIAQRVGQRVGELGIPVYLYEDAATRESRRNLEDVRRGQYEGLREAIKTQKARKPDYGPAHLGRAGATAIGARAPLIAYNVYLNTADVRVAQAIGKAVRHSSGGLRFVKGAGFLVDGKAQVSMNLTNFRKTPLARVIEMIRSEAARYGASIEKSELIGLIPQEALDDAAAWYLHLHDFDRQQILERRIHSMAPPAENSFLDAVASAEPAPGGGSAAAHAGALAAGLVAMVARLTLGKKKYANVQDAMTALLSEAETLRKQFSLAVEQDAAAFHAVMAAFKLPKEPEAKAAERRAAIEAATLEAMRLPLQVAEMALRTLQLATQASELGNTNALSDAGTAAALAKASLQGAALNVRINANSLPGSSQAAAYIQQLKDLEHQTIALEAQAHQHMAARGGL; encoded by the coding sequence ATGCAACAAATCATAGAGTGCGTTCCCAATTTCTCTGAAGGCCGCCGCCCAGAAGTGATCGAGCAGATCGTGGCCGCCATCCGCTCCGTGGATGGCATTACCTTGCTGGACCAAAGCTCCGATGTGGACCACAACCGTAGCGTGATCACCTTTGTGGGTGCCGCGGGCACGGTGGAAGAAGCCGCCTATCGCGGCATAGCTAAGGCCGCCGAACTGATCGATATGGAGCAGCACCACGGGGAGCACCCGCGCATGGGCGCTACGGATGTGGTGCCCTTTATCCCTATCGCGGGTGCCAGCATGGAAGAGTGTGTGCAGATCGCCCAGCGCGTCGGCCAACGCGTCGGGGAGCTGGGCATTCCCGTCTATTTGTATGAAGATGCCGCCACGCGTGAGAGCCGCCGCAACCTGGAAGATGTGCGCCGCGGCCAGTACGAAGGCCTTCGTGAAGCGATCAAGACTCAGAAAGCGCGCAAGCCGGATTACGGCCCGGCGCACTTGGGCCGCGCCGGCGCGACCGCCATCGGGGCGCGTGCTCCGCTCATCGCCTATAACGTGTACTTGAACACCGCCGATGTGCGCGTGGCCCAGGCGATCGGCAAGGCGGTGCGCCACTCCTCAGGCGGGCTGCGCTTTGTCAAGGGCGCTGGCTTCCTGGTGGATGGCAAAGCGCAAGTCTCGATGAACCTCACCAACTTCCGCAAAACGCCGTTGGCGCGCGTCATTGAAATGATCCGCAGCGAAGCGGCGCGCTATGGCGCCTCGATCGAAAAGAGCGAGCTGATCGGCTTGATCCCCCAGGAGGCGCTGGATGATGCCGCCGCTTGGTATTTGCATTTGCACGACTTTGACCGCCAGCAGATTCTGGAGCGCCGGATCCACAGCATGGCTCCTCCGGCGGAGAATTCGTTCCTCGATGCGGTTGCATCGGCCGAGCCGGCCCCCGGTGGCGGCTCGGCGGCGGCGCACGCCGGCGCCCTGGCGGCGGGCTTGGTGGCCATGGTGGCGCGCCTCACCCTGGGCAAGAAGAAGTATGCCAATGTGCAGGATGCCATGACTGCGCTGCTGAGCGAGGCCGAGACGCTGCGTAAGCAGTTCAGCCTGGCCGTCGAGCAGGATGCGGCTGCGTTTCACGCCGTGATGGCGGCGTTCAAGTTGCCCAAGGAGCCTGAAGCCAAGGCCGCCGAGCGCCGTGCCGCCATTGAGGCTGCCACGCTGGAAGCGATGCGCTTGCCGCTGCAGGTGGCTGAGATGGCCTTGCGTACCTTGCAGTTGGCCACCCAGGCCAGCGAGCTGGGCAATACCAATGCGCTCAGTGATGCCGGCACGGCTGCGGCGCTGGCCAAAGCCAGTCTGCAGGGCGCCGCACTCAATGTGCGCATCAATGCCAATAGCTTGCCGGGCAGCAGCCAGGCGGCGGCCTATATCCAACAACTCAAAGACTTGGAACACCAGACGATTGCGCTCGAGGCCCAAGCCCACCAACACATGGCCGCCCGCGGCGGCCTGTAG
- a CDS encoding ComEA family DNA-binding protein produces the protein MAPPETPTRSLSPAWWLLYGVLCGLAGAGLLAYLMAPPRGHAIELEAAPTYSFVSIPVTAVTRTPWPTEAPLWININEATLQDLQKLPNIGPATAQAIVAYRERYGLFTALEDLQNVAGIGPKTYAGLLGFITLESE, from the coding sequence ATGGCCCCGCCTGAGACCCCCACGCGCTCACTCTCGCCCGCCTGGTGGCTGCTGTATGGCGTGTTGTGCGGCTTGGCCGGGGCCGGGCTGCTGGCCTATCTGATGGCGCCGCCGCGCGGCCATGCCATCGAGCTGGAGGCTGCGCCGACCTATTCGTTCGTATCGATTCCGGTCACGGCCGTCACGCGCACCCCCTGGCCCACCGAAGCGCCGCTGTGGATCAACATCAATGAAGCCACTCTGCAGGATCTGCAAAAGCTGCCCAACATCGGCCCGGCCACGGCCCAGGCGATCGTGGCCTATCGTGAACGCTATGGCTTGTTCACCGCGTTGGAAGACTTGCAAAACGTGGCCGGCATTGGCCCCAAGACCTATGCAGGCTTGCTGGGCTTTATCACACTGGAGTCCGAATGA
- the thrB gene encoding homoserine kinase produces the protein MNPQHVRIQVPASTANLGPAFDCLALALDLWNVVEFEVGGNGLQIEVDGEGAERLPRDGRNLVWRAVQRLYAEVSAPPPQNLRLRCHNHIPLSSGLGSSAAASLAGLLGANALLGAPLKPELILRLGAELEGHADNLAAALYGGLVLVKHTDWRTTALPLPCAAWQAVYVLPRIRLSTRAARAALPRRVALEDAVFNIGQALALQAALAQGDLAALAEAMQDRLHQAHRLALLPGAAAALAAAQRLGAAACLSGAGPGVIAFTHTAEAPAVLAAMRQAFEAEQVATREYLLHSTPRAADVQPG, from the coding sequence ATGAACCCACAGCATGTACGCATCCAGGTGCCGGCCAGCACGGCCAATTTGGGCCCGGCCTTCGATTGTCTGGCCTTGGCGCTGGACCTGTGGAACGTGGTCGAGTTTGAGGTCGGCGGCAACGGGCTGCAGATCGAAGTCGATGGTGAGGGTGCCGAGCGTTTGCCGCGCGACGGGCGCAACCTGGTATGGCGCGCCGTGCAGCGTTTGTATGCCGAGGTCAGCGCTCCGCCGCCGCAGAACCTGCGCCTGCGTTGCCACAATCACATTCCGCTCAGCTCAGGTTTGGGGTCCAGCGCGGCGGCCAGCCTGGCGGGCTTGCTGGGCGCCAATGCCCTGTTGGGCGCGCCGCTCAAGCCTGAATTGATCCTGCGTCTGGGCGCTGAGCTGGAAGGCCATGCGGACAACCTGGCCGCGGCGTTGTATGGCGGCCTGGTGCTGGTGAAGCACACGGATTGGCGCACCACCGCGCTCCCGTTGCCCTGCGCGGCGTGGCAGGCCGTGTACGTCTTGCCACGCATTCGCCTGAGTACGCGTGCGGCGCGAGCGGCCTTGCCGCGCCGCGTGGCGCTGGAGGATGCGGTGTTCAATATAGGCCAGGCGCTGGCCCTGCAGGCGGCGTTGGCCCAGGGCGATCTGGCCGCCCTGGCGGAGGCGATGCAAGACCGCTTGCACCAGGCGCACCGTCTGGCGCTGTTGCCGGGGGCCGCCGCCGCGCTGGCGGCAGCCCAGCGCCTGGGCGCAGCCGCCTGCCTGAGCGGCGCCGGGCCGGGGGTCATCGCCTTTACCCACACCGCCGAAGCCCCGGCGGTATTGGCGGCCATGCGCCAGGCTTTCGAGGCCGAGCAGGTGGCGACGCGCGAATATCTGCTGCACAGCACGCCGCGCGCGGCAGACGTGCAGCCCGGCTGA
- a CDS encoding dCTP deaminase → MGLKPDHWIEAMAREHGMVEPYEASQVRQGVISYGVSSYGYDIRVADEFKIFTNVHSAVVDPKNFDERSMVDFKGEVCIVPPNSFALARTVEYFRIPRGVLTICLGKSTYARCGIIVNVTPFEPEWEGYVTLEISNTTPLPAKIYANEGIAQVLFFEADEECRVSYADKKGKYQKQQSIVLPKL, encoded by the coding sequence ATGGGACTAAAACCGGACCACTGGATCGAAGCGATGGCGCGTGAGCACGGTATGGTCGAGCCGTACGAGGCCAGCCAGGTGCGCCAAGGTGTCATCTCCTACGGCGTATCCTCATATGGCTACGATATTCGCGTGGCCGATGAGTTCAAGATCTTCACCAACGTACACTCGGCCGTCGTCGACCCTAAGAATTTTGACGAACGATCGATGGTCGATTTCAAGGGCGAGGTATGCATCGTGCCGCCGAATTCATTTGCCCTGGCGCGCACCGTCGAGTACTTTCGCATCCCGCGCGGCGTGCTCACCATCTGCCTGGGCAAGAGCACCTATGCGCGCTGTGGCATCATCGTCAACGTTACGCCGTTCGAGCCGGAATGGGAAGGCTATGTGACCCTGGAGATCTCCAACACCACGCCGCTGCCCGCCAAGATCTACGCCAACGAAGGCATTGCCCAGGTGCTGTTCTTTGAGGCCGATGAGGAATGCCGCGTCTCCTATGCAGACAAGAAGGGCAAGTACCAGAAGCAGCAAAGCATCGTGCTGCCCAAGCTGTAA